A segment of the Necator americanus strain Aroian chromosome IV, whole genome shotgun sequence genome:
acttaatCTTTACTTAAACTTCTATGTTCCGCGCATTATTATAATTCATAATAATCTTACAATAATGAGTGGGAGAACAAGAGGTTTTTTTACATCTATAGCTTTTACTCTCGTTTGAAGATTGATCCTTTTCTCTTGCAACATTGGCACAATTatatatggaagaaaaaaaagagaaataaaacaaaaaaaaatagagagagTAACGGCATATCCACAGAACAGTTAATCACAGAACTTAGAATGAAGTGCTTTTAAAAGCTTGAGGAAAAAGAATTGCAGAAGAAATCATTTGCTCTTCAAGTTTTCAGAAGgagtgatttttcttccttttttccagaaaaaccaGGTTTTGTGTATGGAATGTTTCGTCCAGCACTCGTTTTAACCTCTATCACTATATGACTTGTTGTGGCACTTATTGACAAGAGTAGTTCTCCTCAATTCATTCTCTAAAGGCATAAATATTCCATTGTGAAGGTATGAATATGAGCAACTAACTACCTTTGCTCAAGTTTTTAAAATCACTTCATTCCAGCTTTCATAATAAACTATTTTGTGGATGTGCCATTACTCTCTATTTGTTTCGTATATAATTGTGTCATTGTTCCGAGGGAACTGAGTCCTCGCTGTAGGATGAGATGCCTGGCGGATCCTTCTGAGGCCACGACCTAGATAGCTGAAAGCTGCACAAAAATTCAAGTGAAATAGAGGAAAGTTGTGTATTTCATCTCAACTCTCCCTCTTCACAGCGTGGAAAACCACGTATTTTTCAGTTATGAACCTTAAAAATCAGATTGTtgtcaaaaataattattcctatgaaaataaaataaataaaagaaaatcaataaaatcttcTACCAAACCCTTTCTAGCTGGAaaagtagtagaaaaaagtaaaagtcatTTAATGAACTTGAAATGTGTCACATCCGCagagttgagaaatttttagaactaTCTGATATACACATGAATAGGGTACCAAAACGTTCACGACTaagccttttttttacggattttTAGCTATAAACTTACGTTTTTTGCATTTCGTTTGCACCTAATTTCATATATCCTCAAGGCGCAATTATCTCAGAGTCTGGTCCCCTAATGTGTAGCAACTGGTAATTTGGTAAAAAGCGCTTTCACAAaagatttcaatttcaagatAGGCTAGACGGATAGATCTCGTCATGCCGAGTGGACTGATGTCCACATGTCATAATATAGAGCAAGAGGAATCAagttatggagaaaaaaaaacgaagaaaacgcGTATCCACGTTTTTCCCGGAAAAGAATTCCCGTGTCTACTGTTCCTGTTACATATAGTCACAGTCATGTATTGTggaaataatgtgaaaaatacGATAGTTGTTAGTTAGTTCCTTAGTTGAGTTCCTCAATGCTGTGGGATTAGCTCATAAGGGAGGAgacattcaaaaaagagataagCGAGAAGcagtaatttaattttcttccgCGTCTCCATAAAAAAACCACCATTTGCACAGAACAATCACCTTGGGTACGAGAGCAAAAACACAATTAAGTGAGCTCCAGAATTTATAAGCATATGCAAACGAGGTCTTCAGGAAGTGACAAGAAATTACGCAAAGTGAATTTAGCGAAATGGCGTTTAAACAAGTCACTGAATAAAATGCAGTCACATGATTTTCTTCGAGTTCCGGAAAGAAATGGATCAACGATTGTCGAGAAGGTGATTGTGTATTGCGCTGCGCTTTGTCAAACATCCGCTTGGATTCTGCCCCAGAGGAAGCGTTCAGGAgaatttttaaggtttttctaTCCACCAGTAAAAGAGAAGTGGCTGTAGTGTAGTCCATTAGTATCACAGCGAAAAACGTCCACAATCTTCggttcacaaaaacaaaagttttctACGAAAACAAGTTCGAGAGGGTCATTTCACCTCATGGAATGAGGACATGATGCgcatgaaatgtgttgaaGCGGTAGTGGTCTCAGTTACCTATTTTTACTCTGGTTAAAGGAAACGCTTGCGGAACTCCTCTCCATCTTGTGGGCCATTTTGTTGGGACTTTGTACCTTGTTAGCACAACATTTCTCGCGTAATTACTGTTCTGTGATTACTGTTCGGAATTTTCGGTGTATTTTATCCAATTATCCTATCGACGTGCAACCAAATCACAATGTGAGgtgaaaacaataataaaccaATATTGGCTGGGAACTGGATGCGTAAGCATGTAAAACAGTCAGTTGaacgaacaacaaaaaacaaggtCTCTTTCAAAGATGCGGCATTCAGAAGAGCTCATCATTGCAGTTCGCAGTGGTAGCATTCCTCTCCACCGCGTCACTTATCGTCGCTATTTCCACAGCGTCGGTtggagcgcagcagcttacgtaTGTAGCTGCACCGCGCTCCATAAGTTCTGTACATTCTACGCTTCGCAATGTCGAGAACGTTGCAGCTGAAGAACTTTCCGCccaatcaccttgatcaccttgactcccgttgaccttcgaactggtcgagcggactccagtaattcttccatttgtcccggtcgcgtgccagagtagcccagtggttcctcctttcgcgtgggacacgaagagcatcatacttttctttgaaggacttcgtgaagaaatctgaccatcaggtcggcggtcttcctgtagtgcgcttaatatcgcgggaaaccagtcgctcacggctctggtccaacggttgtcgttaaagcgcatcacgtgtccggcccaccttattttactttccttggcaaacgcggcggcgtctctaatcttcgatcgctgacgtaggagagaatttcgaatcccgtccctcacttgcctGAAACGGggtactcctagcatcactctctcaattgcgcgttcaatgacgctcaccgcgttttcttcctgcttgcgaaatgcccaggtttccgaagcataggtcaaagcaggaagtacggtggtgttgaagaggtgagcacggagccgggtgttcctggtcttcttcactacatcctcgatgctcttatacgctccccaagccgctcgtctcctcctgcccagctcgggggtcaagTCGTTCATCGTGTTCAGTTTTCGACCCAGATAAaagtagctggtgcattcggacatgttcgttccgttgagcgtgagtggggcatccgagacccatccgttccgcatgaacatcgtcttgtttAGATttagctgaagaccgatgcatccacatgtttcgtcgaattcggtcagcattcgttccgcttggctgatgctaggtgttatcagtacgatgtcatcagcaaagcgcaaatggtgtagctgccaaccgtcgaccttcactcccatgtcgtcccaatccaactttcgcattgtgTTCttgagggtggctgtgaatattttgggtgagattgtgtcaccctgtcgaacccccttcttcacgtcaatgatgatattctcaTAGAATGGCgcaattccggtcgtgaagttactgtacaactctcgaagtacctttatgtactgagtagggacgccttgattgtccaaggcttccatgactgCTTCCGTCTCAAatgagtcgaaagccttcttcaagtcgacgaaggtgagacagagcggcatcttgtactctcgtgatacctcaaatgagtttcgaaacagtgtgaatgtggtcgatcgtgctgaatccttttcgaaaccctgcttgctcgcatggctgtccttcatccaaggctctttcaatcctattaaggatcactcttgtaaagagcttgta
Coding sequences within it:
- a CDS encoding hypothetical protein (NECATOR_CHRIV.G14365.T1) translates to MPLCLTFVDLKKAFDSFETEAVMEALDNQGVPTQYIKVLRELYSNFTTGIAPFYENIIIDVKKGVRQGDTISPKIFTATLKNTMRKLDWDDMGVKVDGWQLHHLRFADDIVLITPSISQAERMLTEFDETCGCIGLQLNLNKTMFMRNGWVSDAPLTLNGTNMSECTSYFYLGRKLNTMNDLTPELGRRRRAAWGAYKSIEDVVKKTRNTRLRAHLFNTTVLPALTYASETWAFRKQEENAVSVIERAIERVMLGVPRFRQVRDGIRNSLLRQRSKIRDAAAFAKESKIRWAGHVMRFNDNRWTRAVSDWFPAILSALQEDRRPDGQISSRSPSKKSMMLFVSHAKGGTTGLLWHATGTNGRITGVRSTSSKVNGSQGDQGDWAESSSAATFSTLRSVECTELMERGAATYVSCCAPTDAVEIATISDAVERNATTANCNDELF